In Miscanthus floridulus cultivar M001 chromosome 5, ASM1932011v1, whole genome shotgun sequence, one genomic interval encodes:
- the LOC136553279 gene encoding casein kinase 1-like protein 3 isoform X2, translated as MDRIVGGKFKLGRKIGCGSFGEIYLATHVDTYEIVAVKIESSKTKHPQLFYEAKIYNTLQGGSGIANVKWCGVDGEENVLVIDLLGPSLEDLFCYCGRKFTLKTVLMLADQMITRIEFMHSKGYLHRDIKPDNFLMGLGRKANQVYIIDFGLAKRYRDSTTNRHIPYRENKSLTGTARYASCNTHLGIEQSRRDDLISLGLPWQGLKAATKTQKYDKICEKKLATPTEILCKSCPVEFSSYFHYCQSLAFDQRPDYAFVKRLFRDLFNSQGYEFDYVFDWTVLKYRQGQKQKQSPGAPIARPIQAHVQKQAGVNGVFHHNEAQEHVETSRPAGQAAQLQGKQATNNDRNPNVRHTMNLAQDMAAGKAQLTTSVALPSSQWKNYSNSRPKGQFDAIHHNQGIVNITSSSSNTLPTFQHNAPAK; from the exons atgGACCGCATCGTCGGCGGCAAGTTCAAGCTCGGCCGGAAGATCGGCTGCGGCTCCTTCGGCGAGATCTACCTCG CCACGCACGTGGACACCTACGAGATCGTCGCCGTGAAGATC GAGAGCAGCAAGACGAAGCATCCCCAGTTGTTCTACGAGGCCAAGATCTACAACACCCTCCAAGGAGGAA GTGGCATTGCTAACGTCAAGTGGTGTGGCGTGGACGGGGAAGAGAATGTTCTCGTCATTGATTTGCTGGGGCCGAGTTTGGAGGACCTGTTTTGTTATTGCGGCAGGAAATTCACGCTGAAGACTGTCCTGATGTTGGCTGACCAGATG ATTACAAGGATAGAGTTTATGCATTCCAAAGGGTACTTACACAGAGACATCAAACCTGACAACTTTCTGATGGGTCTTGGTCGGAAAGCAAATCAG GTATATATAATTGATTTTGGTCTTGCAAAAAGATACCGCGATTCCACTACGAATCGCCATATTCCTTACAG AGAAAATAAGAGCTTGACTGGTACAGCGCGCTATGCAAGTTGCAACACCCACCTTGGAATTG AACAAAGCCGCAGGGATGATTTGATATCTCTAGGC CTCCCTTGGCAGGGACTAAAAGCTGCAACAAAGACACAGAAGTATGACAAGATATGTGAGAAAAAGCTAGCAACCCCTACCGAG ATCTTATGCAAATCCTGTCCGGTCGAGTTTTCATCTTACTTCCATTACTGCCAATCATTGGCATTTGATCAGCGACCTGACTATGCATTTGTGAAGCGACTTTTCCGTGACTTGTTTAACAGCCAAG GTTATGAGTTTGATTATGTATTCGACTGGACAGTTTTGAAATACAGACAAGGCCAAAAACAAAAG CAAAGTCCTGGGGCACCTATTGCTCGACCAATTCAAGCACATGTACAGAAACAAGCAG GTGTAAATGGTGTTTTTCATCATAATGAAGCCCAGGAGCATGTAGAGACAAGTCGTCCAGCAGGGCAAGCTGCACAGTTGCAAGGCAAACAGGCAACCAACAATGATCGGAATCCCAACGTGCGGCACACCATGAACCTT GCACAAGACATGGCTGCTGGAAAAGCGCAGCTGACAACATCTGTGGCTCTTCCTAGTTCCCAGTGGAAAAATTATAGCAATTCAAGACCTAAAGGACAATTTGATGCCATTCACCACAATCAGGGTATTGTAAACATAACTAGTAGCTCATCTAACACGCTTCCTACATTCCAGCACAATGCCCCAGCAAAGTGA
- the LOC136553279 gene encoding casein kinase 1-like protein 3 isoform X1, with product MDRIVGGKFKLGRKIGCGSFGEIYLATHVDTYEIVAVKIESSKTKHPQLFYEAKIYNTLQGGSGIANVKWCGVDGEENVLVIDLLGPSLEDLFCYCGRKFTLKTVLMLADQMITRIEFMHSKGYLHRDIKPDNFLMGLGRKANQVYIIDFGLAKRYRDSTTNRHIPYRENKSLTGTARYASCNTHLGIEQSRRDDLISLGYVFLYFLRGSLPWQGLKAATKTQKYDKICEKKLATPTEILCKSCPVEFSSYFHYCQSLAFDQRPDYAFVKRLFRDLFNSQGYEFDYVFDWTVLKYRQGQKQKQSPGAPIARPIQAHVQKQAGVNGVFHHNEAQEHVETSRPAGQAAQLQGKQATNNDRNPNVRHTMNLAQDMAAGKAQLTTSVALPSSQWKNYSNSRPKGQFDAIHHNQGIVNITSSSSNTLPTFQHNAPAK from the exons atgGACCGCATCGTCGGCGGCAAGTTCAAGCTCGGCCGGAAGATCGGCTGCGGCTCCTTCGGCGAGATCTACCTCG CCACGCACGTGGACACCTACGAGATCGTCGCCGTGAAGATC GAGAGCAGCAAGACGAAGCATCCCCAGTTGTTCTACGAGGCCAAGATCTACAACACCCTCCAAGGAGGAA GTGGCATTGCTAACGTCAAGTGGTGTGGCGTGGACGGGGAAGAGAATGTTCTCGTCATTGATTTGCTGGGGCCGAGTTTGGAGGACCTGTTTTGTTATTGCGGCAGGAAATTCACGCTGAAGACTGTCCTGATGTTGGCTGACCAGATG ATTACAAGGATAGAGTTTATGCATTCCAAAGGGTACTTACACAGAGACATCAAACCTGACAACTTTCTGATGGGTCTTGGTCGGAAAGCAAATCAG GTATATATAATTGATTTTGGTCTTGCAAAAAGATACCGCGATTCCACTACGAATCGCCATATTCCTTACAG AGAAAATAAGAGCTTGACTGGTACAGCGCGCTATGCAAGTTGCAACACCCACCTTGGAATTG AACAAAGCCGCAGGGATGATTTGATATCTCTAGGCtatgtatttttgtattttctCCGAGGAAG CCTCCCTTGGCAGGGACTAAAAGCTGCAACAAAGACACAGAAGTATGACAAGATATGTGAGAAAAAGCTAGCAACCCCTACCGAG ATCTTATGCAAATCCTGTCCGGTCGAGTTTTCATCTTACTTCCATTACTGCCAATCATTGGCATTTGATCAGCGACCTGACTATGCATTTGTGAAGCGACTTTTCCGTGACTTGTTTAACAGCCAAG GTTATGAGTTTGATTATGTATTCGACTGGACAGTTTTGAAATACAGACAAGGCCAAAAACAAAAG CAAAGTCCTGGGGCACCTATTGCTCGACCAATTCAAGCACATGTACAGAAACAAGCAG GTGTAAATGGTGTTTTTCATCATAATGAAGCCCAGGAGCATGTAGAGACAAGTCGTCCAGCAGGGCAAGCTGCACAGTTGCAAGGCAAACAGGCAACCAACAATGATCGGAATCCCAACGTGCGGCACACCATGAACCTT GCACAAGACATGGCTGCTGGAAAAGCGCAGCTGACAACATCTGTGGCTCTTCCTAGTTCCCAGTGGAAAAATTATAGCAATTCAAGACCTAAAGGACAATTTGATGCCATTCACCACAATCAGGGTATTGTAAACATAACTAGTAGCTCATCTAACACGCTTCCTACATTCCAGCACAATGCCCCAGCAAAGTGA
- the LOC136553279 gene encoding casein kinase 1-like protein 4 isoform X3 — translation MDRIVGGKFKLGRKIGCGSFGEIYLATHVDTYEIVAVKIESSKTKHPQLFYEAKIYNTLQGGSGIANVKWCGVDGEENVLVIDLLGPSLEDLFCYCGRKFTLKTVLMLADQMITRIEFMHSKGYLHRDIKPDNFLMGLGRKANQVYIIDFGLAKRYRDSTTNRHIPYRENKSLTGTARYASCNTHLGIEQSRRDDLISLGYVFLYFLRGSLPWQGLKAATKTQKYDKICEKKLATPTEILCKSCPVEFSSYFHYCQSLAFDQRPDYAFVKRLFRDLFNSQGYEFDYVFDWTVLKYRQGQKQKQSPGAPIARPIQAHVQKQAGLIID, via the exons atgGACCGCATCGTCGGCGGCAAGTTCAAGCTCGGCCGGAAGATCGGCTGCGGCTCCTTCGGCGAGATCTACCTCG CCACGCACGTGGACACCTACGAGATCGTCGCCGTGAAGATC GAGAGCAGCAAGACGAAGCATCCCCAGTTGTTCTACGAGGCCAAGATCTACAACACCCTCCAAGGAGGAA GTGGCATTGCTAACGTCAAGTGGTGTGGCGTGGACGGGGAAGAGAATGTTCTCGTCATTGATTTGCTGGGGCCGAGTTTGGAGGACCTGTTTTGTTATTGCGGCAGGAAATTCACGCTGAAGACTGTCCTGATGTTGGCTGACCAGATG ATTACAAGGATAGAGTTTATGCATTCCAAAGGGTACTTACACAGAGACATCAAACCTGACAACTTTCTGATGGGTCTTGGTCGGAAAGCAAATCAG GTATATATAATTGATTTTGGTCTTGCAAAAAGATACCGCGATTCCACTACGAATCGCCATATTCCTTACAG AGAAAATAAGAGCTTGACTGGTACAGCGCGCTATGCAAGTTGCAACACCCACCTTGGAATTG AACAAAGCCGCAGGGATGATTTGATATCTCTAGGCtatgtatttttgtattttctCCGAGGAAG CCTCCCTTGGCAGGGACTAAAAGCTGCAACAAAGACACAGAAGTATGACAAGATATGTGAGAAAAAGCTAGCAACCCCTACCGAG ATCTTATGCAAATCCTGTCCGGTCGAGTTTTCATCTTACTTCCATTACTGCCAATCATTGGCATTTGATCAGCGACCTGACTATGCATTTGTGAAGCGACTTTTCCGTGACTTGTTTAACAGCCAAG GTTATGAGTTTGATTATGTATTCGACTGGACAGTTTTGAAATACAGACAAGGCCAAAAACAAAAG CAAAGTCCTGGGGCACCTATTGCTCGACCAATTCAAGCACATGTACAGAAACAAGCAG GACTGATAATCGATTGA